From the genome of Cydia strobilella chromosome 21, ilCydStro3.1, whole genome shotgun sequence, one region includes:
- the LOC134751225 gene encoding uncharacterized protein LOC134751225 translates to MRDRNIPTELTSIFQYWYANQRNSVRWTNARSDSYGLECGVRQGGLSSPKLFNLYVDGLISEFSNTHVGCHVDGVCVNNISYADDMVLLSPSVKALRRLLNICESYASSHGLQYNVNKSEYMIFKAAGKRPEMPPLNVPDIFLNGTPLQRVYRFKYLGHYLTDDLKDHLDIERERRALAVRSNMLARRFARCSDQVKITLFKAFCQSFYTSSLWFNCTQKALSALRVQYNNGFRALLKLPRFCSASKMFAEARTDGFHAIVRKRTASLVSRMRSSSNGILKMFVEKPNSPMHKHLNNLMVMSS, encoded by the coding sequence ATGAGGGATAGGAACATACCCACGGAATTGACCAGCATATTCCAATATTGGTACGCAAATCAGCGCAATAGTGTACGGTGGACTAATGCACGTTCGGACTCGTACGGGTTAGAGTGTGGCGTAAGACAGGGTGGGTTGTCTTCGCCAAAGCTCTTCAACCTGTATGTGGACGGGCTTATATCGGAGTTCAGCAACACGCATGTGGGTTGTCACGTCGACGGTGTCTGTGTAAATAACATCAGCTACGCAGACGACATGGTGTTGTTGAGCCCATCGGTGAAGGCACTGAGAAGGCTCCTGAATATTTGCGAGTCCTATGCGAGCAGCCACGGATTACAATACAATGTAAACAAAAGTGAATATATGATCTTTAAGGCCGCCGGTAAAAGACCAGAAATGCCGCCACTTAATGTGCCGGATATTTTCCTCAACGGCACACCATTACAGAGGGTTTATAGATTTAAATATCTTGGGCATTATCTAACCGACGACCTTAAGGATCATTTAGATATCGAAAGAGAACGCAGGGCACTGGCGGTGAGGAGTAATATgttggcccgcaggtttgctcgttgcTCGGATCAAGTTAAGATCACGCTTTTTAAAGCGTTCTGTCAGAGCTTCTATACGAGCAGCCTGTGGTTCAACTGCACTCAGAAGGCGCTCAGTGCCCTGAgggttcaatataataacgGCTTTCGGGCGTTGTTGAAGCTGCCCCGCTTCTGCAGTGCTTCTaaaatgtttgcggaggcacgcACAGATGGGTTTCACGCCATAGTGCGTAAAAGAACTGCCTCGCTAGTTAGTAGGATGCGGAGCAGCTCTAACGGCATTctaaaaatgtttgtagaaaAGCCTAACTCTCCCATGCACAAACATCTTAACAATTTAATGGTCATGAGTAGCTGA